The following proteins are co-located in the Chryseobacterium daecheongense genome:
- the leuD gene encoding 3-isopropylmalate dehydratase small subunit yields MQKLTIIKSSAIPLPVENIDTDQIIPARFLKSIDKKGFGDNLFRDWRYDVHTNQPNADFILNKPQYRGEILVAGNNFGCGSSREHAAWSLTDYGFKVIVSSYFADIFKGNALNNGLLPVKVSDVFLQEILTDITENPEKEITIDVEQQTISFNGKTEYFELDSYKKICLLNGYDDIDFLISKKEAIKEFELKTQKVYEQ; encoded by the coding sequence ATGCAAAAGCTAACTATAATAAAATCAAGTGCAATTCCTTTGCCTGTAGAGAATATAGATACTGATCAGATCATTCCGGCAAGGTTTCTGAAGAGTATAGACAAAAAAGGGTTTGGAGATAATCTGTTCAGAGATTGGAGATATGATGTTCATACCAATCAGCCAAATGCTGATTTCATTTTAAATAAACCCCAGTACCGCGGTGAGATTTTAGTAGCCGGTAATAACTTTGGTTGTGGGAGTAGCCGTGAGCATGCTGCCTGGTCTTTAACCGATTATGGGTTTAAAGTGATCGTATCCAGTTATTTTGCGGATATTTTCAAAGGAAATGCTTTGAATAACGGTTTGTTGCCTGTAAAGGTTTCTGATGTATTCTTACAGGAAATCTTAACGGACATTACAGAAAATCCTGAAAAGGAAATTACCATAGACGTTGAACAGCAAACTATAAGTTTTAATGGTAAAACAGAATATTTTGAATTGGATTCTTATAAGAAAATCTGTTTGCTTAACGGATATGACGACATTGATTTTCTGATCAGTAAAAAAGAAGCCATAAAAGAGTTTGAATTAAAAACACAAAAAGTATATGAACAATAA
- the leuB gene encoding 3-isopropylmalate dehydrogenase, with amino-acid sequence MNNNYFKIAVLPGDGIGPEVVSESVKILKVIGEVFQYNFQFTYGLMGAEAIFQTGDPLPEQTLAICKESDAVLFGAIGDPAFDNNPDAKVRPEQGLLKLRKELGLFANIRPLKTYSSLIEKSPLKREIIEGADIQIFRELVSGIYFGEKFTDEEGAYAYDVCKYSREDIIPIVHMAFQEAQKRKKKLTLIDKANVLDTSRLWRKICKEIAQEYPEVQLDFMFVDNAAMQLILNPKQFDVIVTENMFGDIISDEASVIGGSIGLLPSASIGNENALFEPIHGSYPQAKGKGIANPVASILSTAMMLDHLKLNQAADKLRESVEHAIENKYVTVDLNAKQSYSTSEVGDFIADYIRFSEKSYYNFENIKIGKSTIV; translated from the coding sequence ATGAACAATAATTATTTCAAAATAGCTGTACTTCCCGGAGACGGAATTGGTCCTGAGGTGGTCAGTGAGAGTGTAAAAATCCTTAAAGTAATTGGTGAAGTGTTCCAGTACAATTTCCAGTTTACCTATGGATTGATGGGAGCGGAAGCAATTTTTCAGACAGGAGATCCGTTGCCTGAACAAACACTGGCCATTTGTAAAGAATCAGATGCCGTGCTTTTTGGAGCGATAGGCGACCCTGCTTTTGATAATAATCCCGACGCAAAAGTAAGACCTGAACAGGGATTGCTGAAACTTCGTAAGGAATTAGGGCTTTTTGCCAATATCAGGCCGTTAAAAACCTATTCTTCATTGATTGAGAAAAGTCCTTTGAAAAGAGAAATCATTGAAGGAGCGGATATTCAGATTTTCAGGGAATTGGTAAGCGGGATCTATTTTGGTGAAAAATTTACCGATGAAGAAGGAGCTTATGCCTATGATGTTTGTAAATACAGCAGGGAAGATATTATACCTATTGTCCATATGGCATTTCAGGAAGCCCAAAAACGTAAAAAGAAATTAACACTTATTGATAAGGCTAATGTCCTGGACACTTCAAGATTGTGGAGAAAGATCTGTAAGGAAATCGCCCAGGAATATCCTGAAGTTCAGTTGGATTTTATGTTTGTAGATAATGCTGCGATGCAGCTGATCCTTAATCCTAAACAATTTGATGTTATCGTAACGGAGAATATGTTTGGAGACATCATTTCTGATGAAGCGAGTGTAATTGGCGGTTCCATAGGACTTCTGCCTTCCGCATCTATAGGAAATGAAAATGCACTCTTTGAGCCTATTCACGGGTCTTATCCGCAGGCAAAAGGCAAAGGGATTGCTAATCCTGTAGCCTCAATATTGAGTACAGCAATGATGTTGGATCACCTGAAATTGAATCAGGCAGCAGATAAATTGAGAGAATCGGTAGAACATGCCATTGAAAACAAATATGTAACCGTAGATCTTAATGCAAAGCAATCTTATTCTACAAGCGAAGTAGGGGACTTCATTGCAGATTATATAAGGTTTTCCGAAAAATCATATTACAATTTTGAGAATATCAAGATCGGAAAATCCACTATTGTATAG